One window of the Brevibacterium limosum genome contains the following:
- a CDS encoding ABC transporter permease, with amino-acid sequence MTRAPRSTAGTGDSGAGSRMTITEAADHSAPISGSESRSPRTEAADRSALTAAAPATGKGGSGETASALVGQLLNWKFLLSVLGVLALLAASLLTGVYDIFGGDGGAEMFQITRVPRTIALVLSGAAMAMCGLVMQLLTQNRFVEPTTTGTTEWAGLGLMLTVIVYPDASILARMVGAIIAAFLGTLIFFLFLRRVSLKSSLIVPIIGIMLGAVVGAISTFVAVQMDMLQSLGIWFAGSFTSILRGQYELLWIVVLVVAAVFVTADRFTVAGLGKEIATNVGLNYNRIILIGTILVAIATGIVTVVVGNLPFLGLIVPNIVSMLRGDDLRSNLPWVCLLGIAIVTICDLIGRTVVMPFEVPVSLILGVVGAAVFVALLLRARRKG; translated from the coding sequence ATGACACGAGCCCCGCGCAGCACTGCCGGCACCGGTGACTCCGGTGCCGGCAGTCGCATGACCATCACCGAGGCGGCCGATCATTCGGCTCCCATCTCCGGTTCCGAATCCCGCTCTCCCCGCACCGAGGCGGCCGACCGTTCCGCTCTGACCGCGGCTGCTCCCGCGACGGGGAAAGGCGGCTCCGGGGAAACCGCCTCGGCGCTGGTGGGGCAGCTGCTGAACTGGAAGTTCCTGCTCAGCGTCCTCGGAGTTCTGGCGCTTCTCGCCGCGTCCCTGCTCACCGGCGTCTACGACATCTTCGGCGGCGACGGCGGGGCGGAGATGTTCCAGATCACCCGCGTTCCGCGCACCATCGCCCTCGTCCTCTCGGGGGCGGCGATGGCGATGTGCGGGCTCGTCATGCAGCTGCTCACCCAGAACCGATTCGTCGAACCGACGACGACGGGCACGACGGAATGGGCTGGCCTCGGACTCATGCTCACCGTCATCGTCTATCCCGATGCCTCGATCCTCGCGCGGATGGTCGGCGCGATCATCGCCGCATTCCTCGGCACGCTCATCTTCTTCCTGTTCCTGCGCCGCGTCTCGCTGAAGTCCTCGCTCATCGTGCCGATCATCGGCATCATGCTCGGGGCCGTGGTCGGGGCGATCTCGACCTTCGTCGCCGTCCAGATGGACATGCTCCAGAGCCTGGGCATCTGGTTCGCCGGCAGCTTCACCTCCATTCTGCGCGGACAGTACGAACTGCTGTGGATCGTCGTCCTCGTCGTCGCCGCCGTCTTCGTGACGGCCGATCGCTTCACCGTCGCGGGTCTGGGCAAGGAGATCGCGACGAACGTCGGGCTCAACTACAACCGGATCATCCTCATCGGCACGATCCTGGTGGCCATCGCCACGGGCATCGTCACCGTCGTCGTCGGCAACCTGCCGTTCCTCGGACTCATCGTGCCCAACATCGTCTCGATGCTGCGCGGAGACGACCTGCGCAGCAACCTGCCTTGGGTGTGCCTGCTCGGCATTGCGATCGTCACGATCTGCGATCTCATCGGCCGCACCGTCGTCATGCCGTTCGAAGTGCCGGTATCCCTCATCCTCGGAGTCGTCGGAGCCGCAGTGTTCGTCGCTCTCCTCCTGCGCGCACGGAGGAAGGGGTGA
- a CDS encoding siderophore ABC transporter substrate-binding protein, which yields MVSARLQLSALAGVVALALAGCGSADSDSAQADAEGSGGTIEVEDNNGKQTVASPPQSVVATDNRTFETLADWDIDLSAGAVSLMSEDLDYTKDDSVLDLGSHREPDLEKVVEAKPDLIVNGQRFSQYHDDLAKLAPDATILELDPRDDEDFGEELKRQTTVLGEVFGKQDEAKALVDDFDASIERAKGAYDGNDKAMGLITSAGDIGYGAPSVGRTVGPVFDILDLTAALEVEQSSEDHQGDDVSVEAIADSNPDLMVVMDRDASFAPEERDEGSAPAAEVLEDSEALKDVPAIKDDKIVYFPEDTYLNEGIQTYTEFFNDFADKLEDK from the coding sequence ATGGTTTCGGCTCGCCTTCAACTGAGCGCCCTGGCAGGCGTTGTCGCTCTCGCTCTGGCCGGCTGCGGCTCTGCAGACTCCGATTCGGCACAGGCCGACGCCGAGGGCTCCGGCGGCACGATCGAGGTCGAGGACAACAACGGCAAGCAGACCGTCGCCTCGCCTCCGCAGTCCGTCGTCGCCACCGACAACCGCACCTTCGAAACGCTTGCCGACTGGGACATCGACCTCAGCGCCGGAGCCGTGTCTCTGATGAGCGAGGACCTCGACTACACGAAGGACGATTCGGTCCTCGATCTCGGCAGCCACCGCGAGCCCGACCTCGAGAAGGTCGTCGAGGCCAAGCCCGACCTCATCGTCAACGGCCAGCGCTTCTCCCAGTACCACGACGATCTGGCCAAGCTCGCCCCGGACGCGACCATCCTCGAGCTCGACCCCCGCGACGACGAGGACTTCGGCGAAGAGCTCAAGCGCCAGACCACCGTCCTCGGCGAGGTCTTCGGCAAACAGGATGAAGCGAAGGCGCTCGTCGACGACTTCGATGCCTCCATCGAGCGCGCCAAGGGAGCCTACGACGGGAATGATAAGGCCATGGGTCTGATCACCTCGGCCGGCGACATCGGCTATGGAGCCCCATCGGTCGGCCGCACGGTCGGGCCCGTCTTCGACATCCTCGACCTCACCGCGGCCCTCGAGGTCGAGCAGAGCAGCGAGGACCACCAGGGAGACGACGTCTCCGTGGAGGCCATCGCCGACTCGAACCCCGATCTCATGGTCGTCATGGACCGAGACGCTTCTTTCGCCCCCGAGGAACGTGACGAAGGGTCGGCGCCCGCGGCCGAGGTTCTCGAGGACTCCGAAGCCCTCAAGGACGTCCCCGCGATCAAGGATGACAAGATCGTCTACTTCCCCGAGGACACCTACCTCAATGAGGGAATCCAGACCTACACCGAGTTCTTCAACGACTTCGCCGACAAGCTCGAAGACAAGTAA
- a CDS encoding FAD-binding and (Fe-S)-binding domain-containing protein yields MTTMAHPTGANRATVDEDESQTALPTTLAERFRIAGIRDFSIDDTDRAAYSSDASLFRLVPAAIVFPHDEEEVAGVLSIARRLGVPITSRGAGTSIAGNAIGRGIVFDFSRHMNEVIELAPEEQSAWVQSGCIHAHLQKQAKPHGLRFGPDPSTHTRCTIGGMIGNNACGPRALGYGRTGDNILELKIMLIDGTVVTLDDSDASTTFPRLHELIAANLGTIRTNFGTFSRQVSGYGLESLLPENGFDVRRAFAGTEGTWGVILAAKVRLVKEPSFTSAVVLGYEDMVAAAHDAPLLGDFPVAACEGLDSRMLARVIDTKGAEAVPPLPEGAGWLVVELTGEDEAALEKETQRLIAESKSLDSAVLGLQAAAEVWAIRADGAGLVSRTPDGRDAHAGWEDSAVPVDHLGDYLHDLMELLEEHGLWAIPYGHFGDGCLHMRVDFPLADPNGGQVMRDFMVAATKLVARYGGSVSGEHGDGRARSELLRLMYTPAALDLFAQVKRLFDPRHLLNPGVIVDPDALDESVRLTQLPLRQELPGTLAMAYEGESAGFASAVHRCTGVGKCRADSAAGGDIMCPSYQATRDERHSTRGRARVLQEMVSGDLLEPRWDSPEVHEALDLCLSCKACGTECPTGTDMSTYKAEVLHQTYKGKIRPMKHYSLGFLPQLARLVTPVAPVLNRVSGLPGLTTLAKKMAGIDVRRSIPQFAATTFRKWWNTTAEAAPPSRPTAEVVLFADSWSNHFAPRILAAAVAVLEHAGVHVRVIDQTVCCGLPLISTGQLDAAKTNLSETITALDATGDVPIIGVEPSCLATLKDDSPKLVADEASNRVAGRVQTLAQYLLSIGAELPDLSGVEALVQPHCHQSAIFGTAADRELLARTGASTEFLGGCCGLAGNFGVEEGHFETSVAVAEVALLPALRNRRKAGGSEPAPDSGAHASSVGTADAPPTGSTEPVTADRLQIVLADGYSCRTQITDLSDADGVSLAELLAWGWELEPRR; encoded by the coding sequence ATGACGACTATGGCCCATCCCACTGGAGCGAATCGGGCGACCGTCGACGAAGACGAGTCCCAGACGGCGCTTCCCACCACACTCGCCGAGAGGTTCCGCATCGCCGGCATCCGCGATTTCAGCATCGACGACACCGACCGTGCAGCGTACTCCTCCGATGCCTCGCTCTTCCGGCTCGTCCCCGCCGCCATCGTCTTCCCCCACGACGAAGAAGAGGTGGCAGGTGTCCTCTCCATTGCGCGCCGCCTCGGTGTGCCCATCACCAGCCGTGGTGCGGGCACCTCGATCGCCGGCAACGCCATCGGCCGCGGCATCGTCTTCGACTTCTCCCGCCATATGAACGAGGTCATCGAACTCGCCCCGGAGGAGCAGTCGGCTTGGGTGCAGTCCGGTTGCATCCATGCCCACCTGCAGAAACAGGCGAAACCGCACGGTCTGCGCTTCGGCCCCGACCCCTCCACCCACACCCGGTGCACGATCGGCGGGATGATCGGCAACAACGCCTGCGGCCCCAGGGCACTGGGCTACGGTCGCACGGGCGACAACATCCTGGAGCTGAAGATCATGCTCATCGACGGCACCGTCGTGACCCTCGACGACTCGGACGCCTCCACGACCTTCCCGCGACTGCACGAACTGATCGCTGCGAATCTCGGCACCATCCGCACGAACTTCGGCACGTTCTCCCGCCAGGTCTCCGGCTACGGACTCGAGTCCCTCCTGCCGGAGAACGGCTTCGATGTGCGCCGAGCCTTCGCCGGCACCGAAGGCACCTGGGGTGTCATCCTCGCCGCGAAGGTGCGCCTGGTCAAGGAGCCGAGCTTCACCTCGGCGGTGGTGCTCGGCTATGAGGATATGGTCGCCGCCGCCCACGATGCACCGCTGCTGGGGGACTTCCCCGTCGCCGCCTGCGAGGGCCTCGATTCGCGCATGCTTGCCCGGGTCATCGACACCAAGGGCGCCGAGGCGGTCCCGCCGCTGCCCGAGGGCGCGGGCTGGCTCGTCGTCGAACTCACCGGCGAGGACGAAGCCGCATTGGAGAAGGAGACTCAGCGCCTCATCGCCGAATCGAAGTCGCTCGATTCCGCGGTCCTCGGCCTTCAGGCGGCCGCAGAGGTGTGGGCGATCCGCGCCGATGGTGCCGGTCTGGTCTCACGCACCCCCGATGGGCGCGACGCCCATGCGGGGTGGGAGGATTCAGCGGTTCCGGTGGACCACCTCGGCGATTATCTGCATGACCTCATGGAGCTGCTCGAGGAACACGGGCTGTGGGCCATTCCCTATGGGCACTTCGGTGACGGCTGCCTGCACATGCGCGTGGATTTCCCGCTCGCGGACCCGAACGGTGGGCAGGTGATGCGCGATTTCATGGTCGCGGCCACCAAGCTCGTCGCCCGCTACGGCGGCTCGGTCTCCGGTGAGCATGGGGACGGTCGGGCGCGTTCCGAGCTGCTGCGCCTCATGTACACGCCGGCAGCTCTCGATCTGTTTGCCCAGGTGAAACGGCTCTTCGACCCTCGGCATCTGCTCAATCCCGGTGTCATCGTCGACCCGGATGCCCTCGACGAATCGGTCCGGCTGACCCAGCTGCCGCTGCGTCAGGAGCTGCCCGGGACCTTGGCGATGGCGTACGAAGGCGAATCCGCGGGCTTCGCCTCGGCGGTTCACCGATGCACCGGAGTCGGCAAGTGTCGTGCGGACTCGGCGGCCGGCGGCGACATCATGTGCCCGTCGTATCAGGCCACCCGGGATGAGCGGCATTCGACGCGGGGCCGCGCACGGGTGCTGCAGGAGATGGTGTCGGGGGATCTGCTCGAGCCGCGGTGGGACTCCCCCGAGGTGCACGAGGCCCTCGACCTGTGCCTGTCGTGCAAGGCCTGCGGCACCGAGTGCCCGACCGGCACGGACATGTCCACGTACAAGGCCGAAGTCCTCCACCAGACCTATAAGGGCAAGATCCGGCCGATGAAGCACTATTCGCTCGGTTTCCTCCCGCAGCTCGCCCGCCTCGTCACCCCGGTGGCGCCGGTGCTCAACCGGGTGTCGGGCCTGCCGGGGCTGACGACGCTGGCGAAGAAGATGGCTGGGATCGACGTCCGCCGGTCGATCCCGCAGTTCGCGGCCACGACGTTCAGGAAATGGTGGAACACCACCGCCGAGGCGGCACCCCCGTCACGTCCGACCGCCGAGGTGGTGCTGTTCGCCGATTCCTGGTCGAACCATTTCGCCCCGCGCATCCTCGCCGCGGCCGTCGCCGTGCTCGAACATGCCGGTGTGCACGTGCGGGTGATCGATCAGACCGTGTGCTGCGGACTGCCGCTCATCTCCACCGGTCAGCTCGATGCGGCGAAGACGAATCTGTCGGAGACGATCACCGCTCTCGATGCCACCGGCGATGTGCCGATCATCGGCGTCGAGCCCTCATGCCTGGCCACGCTCAAGGACGATTCGCCCAAGCTCGTCGCCGATGAGGCGTCGAACCGAGTGGCCGGACGAGTGCAGACTCTCGCCCAGTACTTGCTGAGCATCGGCGCCGAACTGCCGGACCTGTCCGGAGTCGAGGCGCTCGTACAGCCGCACTGTCACCAGTCGGCGATCTTCGGCACCGCCGCGGACAGGGAACTGCTGGCCAGGACCGGAGCGAGCACCGAGTTCCTGGGCGGCTGCTGCGGTCTGGCCGGGAACTTCGGCGTCGAAGAAGGACACTTCGAGACCTCGGTCGCCGTCGCCGAGGTGGCTCTGCTGCCCGCGTTGCGCAATCGAAGGAAAGCAGGGGGTTCAGAGCCAGCACCCGATTCCGGCGCACACGCCTCGTCGGTTGGCACGGCAGATGCTCCGCCGACCGGTTCGACGGAACCGGTCACGGCCGACCGGCTGCAGATCGTGCTGGCCGACGGGTATTCGTGCCGCACGCAGATCACGGATCTCAGTGACGCCGACGGCGTGTCGCTGGCCGAACTCCTCGCATGGGGATGGGAGCTGGAACCGCGGCGATAG
- a CDS encoding universal stress protein, which produces MTILIGYLPAPEGEAALRAGFAEAKLRSSAAVVINSQRRGASGTPTEIGEDEIKRIVDLGKESDIEVEVLQPDHEDDLPGTLNDLAEEYKAQLIVIGLRKRSAIGKFILGSQAQRILLEAEVPVLTAKA; this is translated from the coding sequence ATGACGATTCTCATTGGCTACCTACCCGCTCCCGAGGGTGAGGCTGCTCTGCGTGCAGGTTTCGCAGAAGCCAAGCTGCGGTCGAGCGCTGCCGTCGTGATCAACTCACAGCGACGAGGTGCCAGTGGGACTCCGACCGAGATCGGTGAGGACGAGATCAAACGGATCGTCGACCTCGGCAAGGAGTCGGACATCGAGGTCGAGGTGCTCCAGCCCGATCACGAAGACGATCTGCCCGGCACGCTCAACGACCTCGCCGAGGAGTACAAGGCCCAGCTCATCGTCATCGGCCTGCGCAAACGCTCGGCGATCGGGAAGTTCATCCTCGGCTCGCAGGCACAGCGCATCCTCCTCGAGGCCGAGGTCCCGGTGCTGACCGCAAAGGCCTGA
- a CDS encoding iron chelate uptake ABC transporter family permease subunit — protein MTPRPPQRSAASLPTSRARRRYWAIMTGLVIVSAAVALGLLAWDNPMPITDDGFWLIAQLRVKNLVVLAIVALSQAFATVAFQTVTNNRIITPSIMGFESLYVAIQTGAMYFFGVTAIVDLKGLTPFAIQLVVMIGLSLALYGWLLSGRHGSVAIMLLIGVVIGGGLGSIATFMQRTLTPSEFDILSARLFGSIANSDSAYLPLAIPLCVLACFAIYVSSGRLNVLALGRDTTSSLGLNHKFEMMKILFFVSVLMAVSVSMIGPMVFLGFLVAMLAYQFSDTYDHKYILPMAALIAFTVLGGAYFVMKNIFYAQGVVSIIVEVVGGVAFLVVIMRKGRL, from the coding sequence GTGACTCCTCGTCCACCGCAGCGGTCGGCGGCTTCGCTGCCCACCTCGCGGGCGCGCCGCCGGTACTGGGCGATCATGACCGGACTCGTCATCGTCTCGGCAGCGGTCGCGCTCGGCCTCCTGGCCTGGGACAATCCGATGCCCATCACCGACGACGGATTCTGGCTCATCGCCCAGCTGCGAGTGAAGAACCTCGTCGTCCTCGCGATCGTCGCGCTCAGTCAGGCCTTCGCCACCGTCGCCTTCCAGACGGTGACGAACAACCGCATCATCACCCCGTCGATCATGGGCTTCGAATCTCTCTACGTGGCGATCCAGACCGGGGCGATGTACTTCTTCGGCGTCACCGCGATCGTCGATCTCAAGGGGCTGACGCCGTTCGCCATCCAACTGGTGGTCATGATCGGCCTGTCCTTGGCGCTGTATGGCTGGCTGCTCTCCGGCAGGCACGGCAGCGTGGCGATCATGCTGCTCATCGGAGTCGTCATCGGCGGTGGACTCGGCTCGATCGCGACCTTCATGCAGCGGACCCTGACGCCGAGTGAGTTCGACATCCTCTCCGCCCGACTCTTCGGCTCGATCGCGAACTCGGACTCGGCCTATCTGCCGCTCGCGATCCCGCTGTGCGTGCTCGCCTGCTTCGCGATCTATGTCAGCTCCGGGAGGCTCAACGTCCTCGCGCTGGGTCGGGACACGACGAGCAGCCTCGGTCTCAACCACAAATTCGAGATGATGAAGATCCTCTTCTTCGTCTCCGTCCTCATGGCCGTGTCCGTGTCGATGATCGGACCGATGGTCTTCCTCGGATTCCTCGTCGCGATGCTCGCCTACCAGTTCTCCGACACCTATGACCACAAGTACATCCTGCCGATGGCGGCCCTCATCGCGTTCACGGTCCTCGGCGGGGCGTACTTCGTCATGAAGAACATCTTCTACGCCCAGGGCGTCGTCTCGATCATCGTCGAGGTCGTCGGCGGCGTGGCATTCCTCGTCGTCATCATGAGAAAGGGACGCCTGTGA
- a CDS encoding inositol monophosphatase family protein, producing the protein MNSELESLPAEIVGLPLLRIASDLSLMAWEQMVAWRPLLGASLDASVVDTKTSPNDLVTRADAQIEALVRGYLNRVRPHDLMVGEEGAEALDPVEFFPPDLLLKLHAFDSEAGGLVELGEAGEHAGVPGAAGPDVGEEDSGPRLEWHVDPIDGTVNYVRNIEHHAFSVGVCEAADGREAGLGLGDWRIGLVASPGLGATWLAAAGRGAFRIDGRLSDCREGGSAIPARRLRGTPPGLSGRLLATGFAYALSNRGAQLTKLDDLMTGYDDIRRCGSAALDLCMVAEGRVNGYAERGLGIYDYAGGAVIVEEAGLKVSRGGSGGPTAAADSQEEVDRLVAAI; encoded by the coding sequence ATGAACTCCGAGCTCGAATCGCTGCCCGCTGAGATCGTCGGCCTTCCTCTGCTCCGCATCGCCTCCGATCTCTCACTCATGGCGTGGGAGCAGATGGTCGCCTGGCGGCCGCTGCTCGGCGCGAGCCTCGATGCCAGTGTCGTCGACACGAAGACCTCACCGAATGACCTCGTCACTCGCGCCGACGCGCAGATCGAAGCACTCGTTCGCGGATACCTCAATCGAGTCAGGCCACACGACCTCATGGTCGGCGAAGAGGGGGCGGAAGCGCTCGACCCGGTCGAGTTCTTCCCGCCGGACCTCCTGCTCAAGCTCCACGCCTTCGACTCGGAGGCCGGCGGACTCGTCGAACTCGGCGAAGCAGGAGAACATGCCGGAGTGCCCGGCGCCGCAGGGCCGGACGTCGGGGAAGAGGACAGCGGACCGCGTCTGGAGTGGCATGTCGACCCGATCGACGGAACCGTCAACTATGTCCGCAATATCGAACACCACGCATTCTCCGTCGGTGTCTGCGAGGCAGCAGATGGACGCGAGGCGGGCCTCGGGCTCGGAGACTGGCGGATCGGACTCGTCGCCTCACCCGGACTGGGTGCCACCTGGTTGGCGGCCGCGGGCCGCGGCGCCTTTCGGATCGACGGGCGCTTGTCCGACTGCCGCGAGGGCGGTTCCGCCATTCCGGCGCGACGCCTGCGCGGGACTCCGCCCGGGCTGTCCGGCAGGCTCCTGGCCACCGGGTTCGCCTACGCGCTGAGCAATCGTGGAGCCCAGTTGACCAAGCTCGACGATCTGATGACCGGCTACGACGATATCCGCCGGTGCGGCTCGGCCGCACTCGACCTGTGCATGGTCGCCGAAGGCCGGGTCAACGGATACGCCGAACGCGGCCTGGGCATCTACGACTACGCCGGTGGGGCCGTCATCGTCGAAGAGGCCGGACTCAAGGTCAGCCGCGGAGGGTCCGGCGGGCCCACCGCCGCCGCCGACTCACAGGAAGAGGTCGACCGCCTCGTCGCAGCCATCTGA
- a CDS encoding iron ABC transporter ATP-binding protein, whose amino-acid sequence MITLSDVRKTYSDEIEIGPVDLQIPTGGVTALVGPNGAGKSTLLTMVGRLLGLDSGAIAVAGYDVSSTKSKDLAKVVSILRQENHFITRLTIRQLVGFGRFPYSKGRLTAADEEIISQAVDFLELGDLENRFIDELSGGQRQRAYVAMVLAQDTDYVLLDEPLNNLDMKHSVQMMQHLRRAAAEMDRTIVIVLHDINFAGHYADHICAVKQGKVVEFGPPEEIMTAEVLTRVFDTPVDVVDGPRGPLAVYY is encoded by the coding sequence GTGATCACACTGAGCGATGTCCGCAAAACCTACAGCGACGAGATCGAGATCGGACCCGTCGATCTGCAGATCCCGACCGGCGGGGTTACCGCGCTGGTCGGTCCCAACGGTGCGGGAAAGTCTACTCTGCTGACGATGGTCGGCAGGCTGCTCGGGCTCGACTCCGGAGCCATCGCAGTGGCCGGTTATGACGTGAGTTCGACGAAGTCGAAGGACCTGGCCAAGGTCGTGTCGATCCTGCGGCAGGAAAACCACTTCATCACCCGGCTGACGATCCGGCAGCTCGTCGGATTCGGCCGCTTCCCCTATTCCAAGGGGCGACTGACCGCAGCTGACGAGGAGATCATCTCTCAGGCCGTCGATTTCCTTGAGCTCGGTGACCTGGAGAACCGGTTCATCGACGAGCTCTCCGGCGGACAGCGCCAGCGGGCGTATGTGGCGATGGTGCTCGCCCAGGACACCGATTACGTGCTCCTCGACGAGCCGCTCAACAACCTCGACATGAAGCACTCCGTGCAAATGATGCAGCACCTGCGACGGGCCGCGGCCGAGATGGATCGGACCATCGTCATCGTCCTCCACGACATCAACTTCGCCGGTCACTACGCCGACCACATATGCGCGGTGAAGCAGGGGAAGGTCGTCGAGTTCGGCCCGCCCGAAGAGATCATGACCGCCGAGGTGCTCACACGAGTCTTCGACACCCCGGTCGACGTCGTCGACGGCCCGCGCGGCCCGCTGGCCGTGTACTACTGA